One part of the Arabidopsis thaliana chromosome 4, partial sequence genome encodes these proteins:
- a CDS encoding Myb/SANT-like DNA-binding domain protein (unknown protein; BEST Arabidopsis thaliana protein match is: unknown protein (TAIR:AT4G02210.2); Has 35333 Blast hits to 34131 proteins in 2444 species: Archae - 798; Bacteria - 22429; Metazoa - 974; Fungi - 991; Plants - 531; Viruses - 0; Other Eukaryotes - 9610 (source: NCBI BLink).): MLWYNDMHRILREPGMDQYGIPVERKEMKHKGRNVIWSVGMDKCLIEALAVQAKNGNKVDKCFNDKAYTAACVAVNTRFNLNLTSQKAINRLKTIKKRYRVMRDILSRDGFWWNSSTKMIDCESDELWRRYIAVNPDAKAFRGKQIEMYEELRTVCGDYQTPGKYNKVKKESSHHLNDVKQFEEDSVSFPLGSSEEHSDTDGTESYAGASEYMHEESQDLPPPRDPLRRPSKRSRNSDPCQEAMLVVASSIRRLADAVVQSKTLINTEELLKAVMEIDELEEAKQMYAFEYLNGDPVKARAFMAYNNRMRKMFLFRQFWWWK, translated from the exons ATGTTATGGTATAATGATATGCATAGAATTCTACGTGAACCAGGAATGGATCAATATGGGATTCCagtagagagaaaagagatgaaGCATAAGGGGAGAAATGTTATATGGTCTGTTGGAATGGATAAGTGTTTGATTGAAGCTTTGGCTGTCCAGGCCAAAAACGGGAACAAAGTTGACAAATGTTTTAACGATAAGGCTTACACTGCTGCTTGTGTTGCGGTTAATACTCGTTTCAATCTTAACTTGACTAGCCAGAAAGCCATCAATCGCCTCAAGACGATCAAGAAAAGGTACAGAGTTATGAGAGACATACTTAGCCGGGATGGATTCTGGTGGAACTCGAGCACAAAAATGATCGATTGCGAAAGTGATGAGCTCTGGAGAAGATATATTGCT GTAAACCCAGACGCAAAAGCATTTAGGGGAAAGCAAATTGAGATGTACGAAGAACTTAGAACAGTATGCGGTGACTATCAAACTCCAGGTAAATATAACAAAGTGAAGAAGGAAAGCAGTCATCATCTTAATGAcgtaaaacaatttgaagAAGACTCTGTTTCCTTCCCTTTAGGAAGTTCTGAAGAACATAGCGATACAGATGGAACAGAGTCATACGCAGGAGCAAGTGAGTATATGCATGAAGAGTCTCAagatcttcctcctcctcgaGATCCTTTAAGACGACCTTCTAAACGTTCTCGAAACTCGGATCCTTGTCAAGAAGCAATGTTAGTGGTTGCTTCTAGCATTCGCCGCCTAGCTGATGCAGTGGTTCAAAGCAAAACTTTGATTAACACAGAGGAATTGTTGAAAGCAGTGATGGAGATTGATGAAttggaagaagcaaaacagaTGTATGCGTTTGAGTATCTGAATGGTGATCCAGTCAAAGCTAGAGCTTTCATGGCTTATAATAATAGGATGAGgaagatgtttttgtttcgaCAGTTTTGGTGGTGgaagtaa
- a CDS encoding Myb/SANT-like DNA-binding domain protein (unknown protein; BEST Arabidopsis thaliana protein match is: unknown protein (TAIR:AT4G02210.2); Has 350 Blast hits to 284 proteins in 18 species: Archae - 0; Bacteria - 0; Metazoa - 0; Fungi - 13; Plants - 331; Viruses - 0; Other Eukaryotes - 6 (source: NCBI BLink).): MDQYGIPVERKEMKHKGRNVIWSVGMDKCLIEALAVQAKNGNKVDKCFNDKAYTAACVAVNTRFNLNLTSQKAINRLKTIKKRYRVMRDILSRDGFWWNSSTKMIDCESDELWRRYIAVNPDAKAFRGKQIEMYEELRTVCGDYQTPGSSEEHSDTDGTESYAGASEYMHEESQDLPPPRDPLRRPSKRSRNSDPCQEAMLVVASSIRRLADAVVQSKTLINTEELLKAVMEIDELEEAKQMYAFEYLNGDPVKARAFMAYNNRMRKMFLFRQFWWWK, from the exons ATGGATCAATATGGGATTCCagtagagagaaaagagatgaaGCATAAGGGGAGAAATGTTATATGGTCTGTTGGAATGGATAAGTGTTTGATTGAAGCTTTGGCTGTCCAGGCCAAAAACGGGAACAAAGTTGACAAATGTTTTAACGATAAGGCTTACACTGCTGCTTGTGTTGCGGTTAATACTCGTTTCAATCTTAACTTGACTAGCCAGAAAGCCATCAATCGCCTCAAGACGATCAAGAAAAGGTACAGAGTTATGAGAGACATACTTAGCCGGGATGGATTCTGGTGGAACTCGAGCACAAAAATGATCGATTGCGAAAGTGATGAGCTCTGGAGAAGATATATTGCT GTAAACCCAGACGCAAAAGCATTTAGGGGAAAGCAAATTGAGATGTACGAAGAACTTAGAACAGTATGCGGTGACTATCAAACTCCAG GAAGTTCTGAAGAACATAGCGATACAGATGGAACAGAGTCATACGCAGGAGCAAGTGAGTATATGCATGAAGAGTCTCAagatcttcctcctcctcgaGATCCTTTAAGACGACCTTCTAAACGTTCTCGAAACTCGGATCCTTGTCAAGAAGCAATGTTAGTGGTTGCTTCTAGCATTCGCCGCCTAGCTGATGCAGTGGTTCAAAGCAAAACTTTGATTAACACAGAGGAATTGTTGAAAGCAGTGATGGAGATTGATGAAttggaagaagcaaaacagaTGTATGCGTTTGAGTATCTGAATGGTGATCCAGTCAAAGCTAGAGCTTTCATGGCTTATAATAATAGGATGAGgaagatgtttttgtttcgaCAGTTTTGGTGGTGgaagtaa
- a CDS encoding Myb/SANT-like DNA-binding domain protein has protein sequence MDQYGIPVERKEMKHKGRNVIWSVGMDKCLIEALAVQAKNGNKVDKCFNDKAYTAACVAVNTRFNLNLTSQKAINRLKTIKKRYRVMRDILSRDGFWWNSSTKMIDCESDELWRRYIAVNPDAKAFRGKQIEMYEELRTVCGDYQTPGKYNKVKKESSHHLNDVKQFEEDSVSFPLGSSEEHSDTDGTESYAGASEYMHEESQDLPPPRDPLRRPSKRSRNSDPCQEAMLVVASSIRRLADAVVQSKTLINTEELLKAVMEIDELEEAKQMYAFEYLNGDPVKARAFMAYNNRMRKMFLFRQFWWWK, from the exons ATGGATCAATATGGGATTCCagtagagagaaaagagatgaaGCATAAGGGGAGAAATGTTATATGGTCTGTTGGAATGGATAAGTGTTTGATTGAAGCTTTGGCTGTCCAGGCCAAAAACGGGAACAAAGTTGACAAATGTTTTAACGATAAGGCTTACACTGCTGCTTGTGTTGCGGTTAATACTCGTTTCAATCTTAACTTGACTAGCCAGAAAGCCATCAATCGCCTCAAGACGATCAAGAAAAGGTACAGAGTTATGAGAGACATACTTAGCCGGGATGGATTCTGGTGGAACTCGAGCACAAAAATGATCGATTGCGAAAGTGATGAGCTCTGGAGAAGATATATTGCT GTAAACCCAGACGCAAAAGCATTTAGGGGAAAGCAAATTGAGATGTACGAAGAACTTAGAACAGTATGCGGTGACTATCAAACTCCAGGTAAATATAACAAAGTGAAGAAGGAAAGCAGTCATCATCTTAATGAcgtaaaacaatttgaagAAGACTCTGTTTCCTTCCCTTTAGGAAGTTCTGAAGAACATAGCGATACAGATGGAACAGAGTCATACGCAGGAGCAAGTGAGTATATGCATGAAGAGTCTCAagatcttcctcctcctcgaGATCCTTTAAGACGACCTTCTAAACGTTCTCGAAACTCGGATCCTTGTCAAGAAGCAATGTTAGTGGTTGCTTCTAGCATTCGCCGCCTAGCTGATGCAGTGGTTCAAAGCAAAACTTTGATTAACACAGAGGAATTGTTGAAAGCAGTGATGGAGATTGATGAAttggaagaagcaaaacagaTGTATGCGTTTGAGTATCTGAATGGTGATCCAGTCAAAGCTAGAGCTTTCATGGCTTATAATAATAGGATGAGgaagatgtttttgtttcgaCAGTTTTGGTGGTGgaagtaa
- a CDS encoding Cysteine/Histidine-rich C1 domain family protein (Cysteine/Histidine-rich C1 domain family protein; INVOLVED IN: biological_process unknown; LOCATED IN: cellular_component unknown; EXPRESSED IN: 22 plant structures; EXPRESSED DURING: 13 growth stages; CONTAINS InterPro DOMAIN/s: DC1 (InterPro:IPR004146), C1-like (InterPro:IPR011424), Zinc finger, PHD-finger (InterPro:IPR019787); BEST Arabidopsis thaliana protein match is: Cysteine/Histidine-rich C1 domain family protein (TAIR:AT1G62030.1).) → MDFDSQQKPESELISLIEKIIFVGKPESQLVVSLVTQTISLIRSIDSDPDTKQDSEPELMSLISQIYSYLESRNSDELSSLLDQIVSLVESTYSEPPEMKLASLIKKLMPLIDTQIPPIFTGKSLTYDAKLLLYTKTLASRDANVVSLIVEIVTLVNSTDLDSLPESELMSVVTQTISFFNSMDLDSQPEPLRKLISIFSQKYFSDSELELALDWDFMSLVDKTLTFEPEPKLISLILEIVTLVFSMYTQWDKLISLCPRLNVSLKEEKFHVEPKYKMWNGKLECLPFNWQKFWLTRGELASHFLCQGCNGKNHKEYNKAPAEIKHPFHPKHPLLLVSLQMLSSTRKCYCCDEDLKNIFYYCSACEFAVNFACVQKPPELSMHHPKWHEHTLALFPTQTPFPCSICALTHSSGPFYTSSGPFYTCPPCDFVIHQKCFSLPRVIRISRHPHRISFTPSFDPEKYWSCGVCRRKIENDYGCYSCVKDGCSYAAHSKCATQTNVWDGKELEGEPEEDMDEEVESFVTISDGIIQHFSHEHHHMRLDVNTDRDYDENKLCQACTTPIYFEHTKVSIMRLHVQLVLCGALLVSSMSAMKKHVILRYMCSAPQFLSR, encoded by the exons ATGGATTTCGATTCACAGCAGAAGCCGGAGTCGGAACTGATCTCACTCATTGAGAAAATAATCTTTGTCGGCAAACCGGAGTCGCAATTGGTGGTATCACTCGTGACGCAAACAATCTCTCTCATCAGATCTATAGATTCAGATCCGGATACAAAGCAGGACTCGGAGCCGGAGCTCATGTCACTCATTTCTCAAATATACTCGTATCTCGAATCTAGGAATTCAGATGAGCTTTCATCACTCCTTGATCAAATAGTCTCTCTCGTCGAGTCTACATACTCGGAGCCGCCAGAGATGAAGCTCGCCTCACTCATTAAGAAACTAATGCCTCTCATAGATACACAGATCCCACCAATCTTTACGGGAAAGTCTCTCACATACGATGCGAAGCTTCTCCTCTATACGAAGACGTTAGCGAGCCGGGATGCAAATGTCGTATCACTCATAGTTGAAATTGTCACTCTGGTCAACTCTACGGATTTGGATTCGCTGCCGGAGTCGGAGCTCATGTCTGTCGTTACTCaaacaatctctttcttcaactCTATGGATCTGGATTCCCAGCCGGAGCCGCTAAGGAAGCTTATATCAatcttttctcaaaaatatttttcggATTCAGAGTTGGAGCTGGCCCTGGATTGGGACTTCATGTCGCTCGTTGATAAAACATTGACTTTTGAGCCGGAGCCGAAGCTCATATCACTCATCCTTGAGATAGTCACCCTTGTCTTCTCCATGTATACACAGTGGGACAAGCTTATTTCCTTATGTCCTCGCTTAAATGTTAGTTTGAAAGAGGAAAAGTTTCATGTGGAGCCCAAATACAAGATGTGGAACGGCAAGCTGGAGTGTCTCCCTTTCAACTGGCAGAAATTCTGGTTAACAAGAGGAGAACTCGCTTCCCATTTTCTCTGCCAAGGTTGCAACGGCAAGAACCATAAAGAATATAACAAGGCTCCAGCTGAGATCAAACACCCTTTTCATCCTAAACATCCTCTTCTCCTCGTCTCCTTGCAAATGCTTAGTAGCACGAGGAAATGCTATTGTTGCGATGAAGATCTCAAGAATATCTTTTATTATTGCTCCGCTTGCGAGTTTGCTGTTAATTTTGCTTGTGTGCAGAAACCACCAGAGTTGTCTATGCACCATCCCAAGTGGCATGAGCATACTCTTGCTCTGTTTCCAACGCAGACTCCATTTCCTTGCAGCATCTGTGCCTTGACACATTCAAGCGGTCCTTTCTATACATCAAGCGGTCCTTTCTATACATGTCCCCCTTGTGACTTTGTTATCCATCAAAAGTGTTTCAGCTTACCACGTGTCATAAGGATATCTCGCCATCCCCATCGTATCTCGTTTACTCCTTCTTTTGACCCTGAAAAATATTGGTCTTGTGGTGTTTGTCGCAGAAAGATCGAGAATGATTATGGGTGCTATTCTTGCGTCAAGGACGGCTGTTCCTATGCGGCTCATTCGAAATGTGCCACACAGACCAATGTGTGGGATGGTAAAGAACTTGAAGGAGAGCCAGAAGAAGACATGGATGAAGAAGTCGAGTCGTTTGTGACGATAAGCGATGGAATTATACAACATTTCAGTCATGAGCATCATCATATGAGACTTGATGTGAACACAGACAGAGATTACGACGAGAATAAGTTGTGTCAAGCATGTACCACGCCTATCTATTTTG AACATACGAAGGTGAGCATCATGCGTTTGCATGTTCAGCTTGTTCTGTGTGGTGCACTGCTGGTTTCTTCTATGAGTGCAATGAAGAAGCATGTTATTTTAAGGTACATGTGCAGTGCGCCACAATTTCTGAGCCGTTAG
- a CDS encoding Cysteine/Histidine-rich C1 domain family protein (Cysteine/Histidine-rich C1 domain family protein; FUNCTIONS IN: zinc ion binding; INVOLVED IN: biological_process unknown; LOCATED IN: cellular_component unknown; EXPRESSED IN: 22 plant structures; EXPRESSED DURING: 13 growth stages; CONTAINS InterPro DOMAIN/s: DC1 (InterPro:IPR004146), Zinc finger, PHD-type (InterPro:IPR001965), C1-like (InterPro:IPR011424), Zinc finger, PHD-finger (InterPro:IPR019787); BEST Arabidopsis thaliana protein match is: Cysteine/Histidine-rich C1 domain family protein (TAIR:AT5G48320.1); Has 1656 Blast hits to 645 proteins in 22 species: Archae - 0; Bacteria - 0; Metazoa - 2; Fungi - 1; Plants - 1649; Viruses - 0; Other Eukaryotes - 4 (source: NCBI BLink).) yields MDFDSQQKPESELISLIEKIIFVGKPESQLVVSLVTQTISLIRSIDSDPDTKQDSEPELMSLISQIYSYLESRNSDELSSLLDQIVSLVESTYSEPPEMKLASLIKKLMPLIDTQIPPIFTGKSLTYDAKLLLYTKTLASRDANVVSLIVEIVTLVNSTDLDSLPESELMSVVTQTISFFNSMDLDSQPEPLRKLISIFSQKYFSDSELELALDWDFMSLVDKTLTFEPEPKLISLILEIVTLVFSMYTQWDKLISLCPRLNVSLKEEKFHVEPKYKMWNGKLECLPFNWQKFWLTRGELASHFLCQGCNGKNHKEYNKAPAEIKHPFHPKHPLLLVSLQMLSSTRKCYCCDEDLKNIFYYCSACEFAVNFACVQKPPELSMHHPKWHEHTLALFPTQTPFPCSICALTHSSGPFYTSSGPFYTCPPCDFVIHQKCFSLPRVIRISRHPHRISFTPSFDPEKYWSCGVCRRKIENDYGCYSCVKDGCSYAAHSKCATQTNVWDGKELEGEPEEDMDEEVESFVTISDGIIQHFSHEHHHMRLDVNTDRDYDENKLCQACTTPIYFGNFFSCMQCDFILHEKCANFRRKIHHPTHPHLLTLSRTYEGEHHAFACSACSVWCTAGFFYECNEEACYFKVHVQCATISEPLVHESHMHPLFLTSKPEEEQRTCNVCHNLRRGGSETFNCIEECNFSLCFGCATIPHKARYKHDKHMLTISYGEKTSTMTYWCEVCEGKIDPKERFYMCDEYCCVTLHMPCMLGWDLYMKPGSSWIRGSKKVYALPNNHHMSRPICPRCERRCPYKTVLKENELAFCSILCIMWKK; encoded by the coding sequence ATGGATTTCGATTCACAGCAGAAGCCGGAGTCGGAACTGATCTCACTCATTGAGAAAATAATCTTTGTCGGCAAACCGGAGTCGCAATTGGTGGTATCACTCGTGACGCAAACAATCTCTCTCATCAGATCTATAGATTCAGATCCGGATACAAAGCAGGACTCGGAGCCGGAGCTCATGTCACTCATTTCTCAAATATACTCGTATCTCGAATCTAGGAATTCAGATGAGCTTTCATCACTCCTTGATCAAATAGTCTCTCTCGTCGAGTCTACATACTCGGAGCCGCCAGAGATGAAGCTCGCCTCACTCATTAAGAAACTAATGCCTCTCATAGATACACAGATCCCACCAATCTTTACGGGAAAGTCTCTCACATACGATGCGAAGCTTCTCCTCTATACGAAGACGTTAGCGAGCCGGGATGCAAATGTCGTATCACTCATAGTTGAAATTGTCACTCTGGTCAACTCTACGGATTTGGATTCGCTGCCGGAGTCGGAGCTCATGTCTGTCGTTACTCaaacaatctctttcttcaactCTATGGATCTGGATTCCCAGCCGGAGCCGCTAAGGAAGCTTATATCAatcttttctcaaaaatatttttcggATTCAGAGTTGGAGCTGGCCCTGGATTGGGACTTCATGTCGCTCGTTGATAAAACATTGACTTTTGAGCCGGAGCCGAAGCTCATATCACTCATCCTTGAGATAGTCACCCTTGTCTTCTCCATGTATACACAGTGGGACAAGCTTATTTCCTTATGTCCTCGCTTAAATGTTAGTTTGAAAGAGGAAAAGTTTCATGTGGAGCCCAAATACAAGATGTGGAACGGCAAGCTGGAGTGTCTCCCTTTCAACTGGCAGAAATTCTGGTTAACAAGAGGAGAACTCGCTTCCCATTTTCTCTGCCAAGGTTGCAACGGCAAGAACCATAAAGAATATAACAAGGCTCCAGCTGAGATCAAACACCCTTTTCATCCTAAACATCCTCTTCTCCTCGTCTCCTTGCAAATGCTTAGTAGCACGAGGAAATGCTATTGTTGCGATGAAGATCTCAAGAATATCTTTTATTATTGCTCCGCTTGCGAGTTTGCTGTTAATTTTGCTTGTGTGCAGAAACCACCAGAGTTGTCTATGCACCATCCCAAGTGGCATGAGCATACTCTTGCTCTGTTTCCAACGCAGACTCCATTTCCTTGCAGCATCTGTGCCTTGACACATTCAAGCGGTCCTTTCTATACATCAAGCGGTCCTTTCTATACATGTCCCCCTTGTGACTTTGTTATCCATCAAAAGTGTTTCAGCTTACCACGTGTCATAAGGATATCTCGCCATCCCCATCGTATCTCGTTTACTCCTTCTTTTGACCCTGAAAAATATTGGTCTTGTGGTGTTTGTCGCAGAAAGATCGAGAATGATTATGGGTGCTATTCTTGCGTCAAGGACGGCTGTTCCTATGCGGCTCATTCGAAATGTGCCACACAGACCAATGTGTGGGATGGTAAAGAACTTGAAGGAGAGCCAGAAGAAGACATGGATGAAGAAGTCGAGTCGTTTGTGACGATAAGCGATGGAATTATACAACATTTCAGTCATGAGCATCATCATATGAGACTTGATGTGAACACAGACAGAGATTACGACGAGAATAAGTTGTGTCAAGCATGTACCACGCCTATCTATTTTGGTAACTTCTTCTCCTGTATGCAATGTGATTTCATTCTCCATGAGAAATGTGCTAATTTTCGTCGTAAAATACATCATCCGACACATCCTCATCTGCTCACTCTATCCAGAACATACGAAGGTGAGCATCATGCGTTTGCATGTTCAGCTTGTTCTGTGTGGTGCACTGCTGGTTTCTTCTATGAGTGCAATGAAGAAGCATGTTATTTTAAGGTACATGTGCAGTGCGCCACAATTTCTGAGCCGTTAGTCCACGAAAGTCATATGCATCCTTTATTCCTAACATCCAAACCAGAAGAGGAGCAAAGAACATGTAATGTTTGCCATAATTTAAGAAGGGGTGGTAGTGAAACATTCAATTGCATTGAGGAGTGTAACTTTTCTTTGTGCTTTGGATGTGCTACTATACCTCATAAGGCGAGGTATAAGCATGATAAGCATATGCTCACTATTTCTTATGGGGAGAAGACTAGTACCATGACGTATTGGTGTGAAGTTTGCGAGGGAAAAATAGATCCAAAGGAGCGGTTTTACATGTGTGATGAGTATTGTTGTGTCACCTTACACATGCCATGTATGCTTGGTTGGGACTTATACATGAAGCCCGGTTCATCGTGGATAAGAGGCAGTAAAAAAGTATATGCTTTGCCGAACAATCATCATATGTCTAGACCTATTTGCCCCCGTTGTGAGAGGCGCTGTCCATACAAAACAGTTCTCAAAGAGAATGAATTAGCATTTTGTTCCATATTATGTATTATGTGGAAGAAGTAA
- a CDS encoding uncharacterized protein (unknown protein; Has 30201 Blast hits to 17322 proteins in 780 species: Archae - 12; Bacteria - 1396; Metazoa - 17338; Fungi - 3422; Plants - 5037; Viruses - 0; Other Eukaryotes - 2996 (source: NCBI BLink).) — translation MDADTKERVITSRKKGFREEGLGKDGKGLAQQYLPFSSHVFEILGY, via the coding sequence ATGGATGCTGATACAAAAGAAAGGGTTATCACATCCAGAAAAAAGGGATTCAGAGAAGAGGGTTTGGGAAAGGATGGTAAGGGTTTGGCTCAACAGTATCTTCCTTTCTCATCTCATGTGTTTGAGATTTTGGGATATTAG